From the Rhinatrema bivittatum chromosome 3, aRhiBiv1.1, whole genome shotgun sequence genome, one window contains:
- the LOC115088756 gene encoding glucagon-like: MKNMQRLNLAGIVILVLAQSTLQIVAKESSDEIRCQAYEPKSGQRFPSSTKRHSEGTFTSDLTRHLDRMKAKDFVQWLMNTKRFSATKRSIKEEPKVLPFPSDFSIFRYN; the protein is encoded by the exons ATGAAAAACATGCAGCGGCTGAACTTAGCTGGAATAGTCATTTTGGTTTTGGCTCAGAGCACCTTGCAGATAGTAGCAAAGGAGTCGTCAGATGAGATCAg ATGTCAAGCGTACGAACCCAAGAGTGGCCAACGCTTCCCCTCTAGCACCAAGCGGCACTCAGAGGGCACATTCACCAGCGATTTGACCAGGCACCTGGACAGGATGAAGGCCAAGGACTTTGTCCAGTGGCTCATGAACACAAAGAGGTTCAG TGCCACAAAGCGCTCTATTAAAGAAGAACCCAAGGTTCTACCCTTCCCTTCTGATTTCTCAATATTTAG